The following proteins come from a genomic window of Streptococcus pneumoniae:
- a CDS encoding YSIRK-type signal peptide-containing protein (The YSIRK form of extended signal peptide directs nascent proteins to the cross-wall site, while signal peptides lacking YSIRK direct proteins instead to the cell pole. A large fraction of YSIRK proteins are surface proteins anchored by sortase-mediated processing of a C-terminal LPXTG motif.), with amino-acid sequence MKEFQFERKQRFSLRKYAIGACSVLLGTSLFFAGMGAQPVQATETSSALISSHYLDEQDLSEKLKSELQWFELENKLLNLWEH; translated from the coding sequence ATGAAAGAATTTCAATTTGAGAGAAAGCAGCGTTTTTCTTTGAGGAAATATGCAATAGGAGCTTGTTCGGTCTTGCTAGGAACGAGTTTATTTTTTGCTGGTATGGGTGCTCAGCCTGTACAGGCTACAGAAACGAGTTCAGCACTAATTTCAAGTCATTATTTGGATGAGCAGGATTTATCTGAAAAGCTGAAATCTGAGTTGCAATGGTTTGAATTAGAAAACAAGCTTTTGAACTTATGGGAGCATTAG
- a CDS encoding L-fucose isomerase has product MIQHPRIGIRPTIDGRRQGVRESLEVQTMNMAKSVADLISSTLKYPDGEPVECVISPSTIGRVPEAATSHELFKKSNVCATITVTPCWCYGSETMDMSPDIPHAIWGFNGTERPGAVYLAAVLASHAQKGIPAFGIYGRDVQEASDTAIPEDVKEKLLRYARAALATGLMRDTAYLSMGSVSMGIGGSIVNSDFFQEYLGMRNESVDMTEFTRRMDRGIYDPEEFERALKWVKENVKEGFDHNREDLVLSREEKDRQWEFVIKMFMIGRDLMVGNPRLAELGFEEEAVGHHALVAGFQGQRQWTDHFPNGDFMETFLNTQFDWNGIRKPFVFATENDSLNGVSMLFNYLLTNTPQIFADVRTYWSPEAVKRVTGHTLEGRAAAGFLHLINSGSCTLDGTGQATRDGKPVMKPFWELEESEVQAMLENTDFPPANREYFRGGGFSTRFLTKGDMPVTMVRLNLLKGVGPVLQIAEGYTLELPEDVHHTLDNRTDPGWPTTWFAPRLTGKGAFKSVYDVMNNWGANHGAITYGHIGADLITLASMLRIPVNMHNVPEEDIFRPKNWSLFGTEDLESADYRACQLLGPLHK; this is encoded by the coding sequence ATGATTCAACATCCACGTATTGGTATTCGTCCGACTATTGATGGTCGTCGTCAAGGTGTACGCGAATCACTTGAAGTGCAAACAATGAACATGGCTAAAAGTGTGGCAGATTTGATTTCAAGCACATTGAAATATCCAGATGGGGAACCTGTGGAATGCGTGATTTCTCCATCTACCATTGGTCGTGTTCCAGAGGCTGCGACTTCCCATGAGTTGTTTAAAAAGTCAAATGTTTGCGCAACAATTACAGTTACACCATGCTGGTGTTATGGTAGTGAAACTATGGATATGTCTCCAGATATTCCTCATGCTATTTGGGGATTTAATGGGACAGAACGCCCAGGAGCTGTCTATCTTGCAGCTGTACTAGCTTCACATGCTCAAAAAGGGATTCCAGCCTTTGGGATTTATGGTAGAGACGTCCAGGAAGCTAGTGATACAGCTATTCCAGAAGATGTCAAAGAAAAACTTTTACGTTATGCGCGTGCAGCTCTTGCAACTGGCTTGATGAGAGACACTGCTTATCTATCAATGGGTAGTGTTTCGATGGGGATTGGCGGTTCTATTGTAAATTCAGATTTCTTCCAAGAATACTTAGGAATGCGAAATGAATCGGTAGATATGACGGAGTTCACACGCCGTATGGACCGTGGTATTTACGACCCTGAAGAGTTCGAACGTGCGCTCAAATGGGTGAAAGAAAACGTAAAAGAAGGATTCGACCATAACCGTGAAGACCTTGTTTTAAGCCGTGAAGAAAAAGATAGACAATGGGAATTTGTTATTAAGATGTTCATGATTGGACGTGACTTAATGGTTGGTAACCCAAGACTTGCTGAACTTGGTTTTGAGGAAGAAGCAGTTGGTCACCATGCTTTAGTAGCTGGTTTCCAAGGTCAACGTCAGTGGACAGACCATTTCCCAAATGGGGACTTTATGGAAACTTTCCTCAATACTCAGTTTGACTGGAATGGTATTCGAAAACCATTTGTATTTGCGACAGAGAATGATTCACTAAATGGTGTGTCTATGCTCTTTAATTATCTATTAACAAATACTCCACAAATCTTTGCTGATGTGCGTACTTATTGGAGCCCAGAGGCTGTTAAACGTGTAACGGGACATACTTTAGAGGGTCGTGCTGCAGCTGGCTTCTTACATCTAATCAATTCTGGTTCTTGTACATTGGATGGTACAGGTCAAGCTACTCGAGATGGCAAACCTGTTATGAAACCATTCTGGGAGTTGGAAGAAAGTGAAGTGCAGGCTATGCTTGAAAATACAGACTTCCCACCAGCAAACCGCGAATACTTCCGTGGAGGAGGATTCTCAACTCGTTTCTTGACGAAGGGGGATATGCCAGTAACAATGGTACGTCTCAATCTTCTAAAAGGGGTTGGTCCAGTGCTACAAATTGCAGAAGGTTACACACTTGAACTTCCTGAAGATGTTCACCATACTTTAGATAATCGTACAGATCCAGGATGGCCAACTACTTGGTTTGCTCCACGTTTGACAGGAAAAGGTGCTTTCAAGTCTGTCTATGACGTCATGAATAATTGGGGAGCTAATCATGGAGCCATAACATATGGACACATTGGAGCAGACTTGATTACCTTGGCTTCTATGTTGAGAATTCCTGTCAATATGCATAATGTACCTGAGGAAGATATCTTTAGACCTAAAAATTGGTCCTTATTTGGAACAGAAGATCTAGAATCAGCAGACTATCGTGCATGTCAGTTGTTGGGACCACTACATAAATAA
- a CDS encoding ZmpA/ZmpB/ZmpC family metallo-endopeptidase codes for MGALGYYEGFVPYVSNQYKNQAEEEGKPLSDKYIFEKILGKTYAAFKKDQINERVEKLGKLKPITINYNGK; via the coding sequence ATGGGAGCATTAGGTTACTATGAAGGATTTGTTCCTTATGTTTCAAATCAATACAAAAACCAAGCTGAAGAAGAAGGCAAACCGCTATCTGATAAATATATTTTCGAAAAAATCTTAGGAAAAACATATGCAGCCTTCAAAAAAGATCAAATTAATGAGCGTGTCGAGAAATTAGGTAAGTTAAAACCTATTACAATAAATTACAACGGAAAATAA
- a CDS encoding dipeptidase, giving the protein MKIDITNQVKDEFLISLKTLISYPSVLNEGENGTPFGQAIQDVLEKTLEICRDIGFTTYLDPKGYYGYAEIGQGAELLAILCHLDVVPSGDEADWQTPPFEATIKDGWVFGRGVQDDKGPSLAALYAVKSLLDQGIQFKKRVRFIFGTDEETLWRCMARYNTIEEQASMGFAPDSSFPLTYAEKGLLQVKLHGPGSDQLEFEVGGAFNVVPDKANYQGLLYEQVCNGLKEAGYDYQTTEQTVTVLGVPKHAKDASQGINAVIRLATILAPLQEHPALSFLVTQAGQDGTGRQIFGDIADEPSGHLSFNVAGLMINHERSEIRIDIRTPVLADKEELVELLTRCAQNYQLRYEEFDYLAPLYVAKDSKLVSTLMQIYQEKTGDNSPAISSGGATFARTMPNCVAFGALFPGAKQTEHQANECAVLEDLYRAMDIYAEAVYRLAT; this is encoded by the coding sequence ATGAAAATAGATATAACAAATCAAGTTAAAGATGAATTTCTTATATCATTAAAAACCTTGATTTCCTATCCTTCAGTACTCAATGAAGGAGAAAATGGAACACCTTTTGGACAAGCAATCCAAGATGTCCTAGAAAAAACTTTAGAGATTTGTCGAGACATAGGTTTCACTACCTATCTTGACCCTAAAGGTTATTACGGATATGCAGAAATCGGTCAGGGAGCAGAGCTTCTGGCCATTCTCTGTCATTTGGATGTTGTTCCATCAGGTGATGAAGCAGATTGGCAGACACCGCCATTTGAAGCAACTATCAAAGACGGCTGGGTATTCGGACGTGGTGTCCAAGATGATAAAGGCCCTTCGCTCGCAGCTCTCTATGCAGTAAAAAGCTTGCTGGACCAAGGTATTCAGTTCAAAAAGCGCGTACGCTTTATCTTTGGTACCGATGAGGAAACCCTCTGGCGCTGCATGGCACGCTACAATACCATCGAAGAACAGGCCAGTATGGGCTTTGCACCTGACTCATCTTTTCCTCTGACCTATGCTGAAAAAGGGCTTCTACAGGTCAAACTTCATGGCCCTGGATCGGATCAACTAGAGTTTGAAGTAGGAGGCGCCTTTAACGTTGTACCAGACAAGGCCAACTACCAAGGTCTCCTCTATGAACAGGTTTGTAACGGTCTCAAAGAAGCTGGTTATGATTACCAAACCACTGAACAAACCGTAACGGTTCTCGGAGTGCCAAAGCATGCTAAGGATGCTAGTCAAGGTATCAATGCTGTCATCCGACTAGCTACCATTCTTGCTCCTCTCCAAGAACACCCTGCTCTCAGTTTTCTTGTAACACAAGCAGGTCAAGACGGCACAGGAAGACAAATCTTTGGTGATATAGCAGATGAACCTTCTGGTCACCTATCCTTTAATGTCGCAGGTCTCATGATCAATCATGAACGTTCTGAAATCCGTATTGACATTCGGACTCCTGTCTTAGCTGACAAGGAAGAACTAGTAGAGTTGCTTACAAGATGTGCACAAAACTACCAACTCCGCTACGAAGAGTTTGACTATCTAGCGCCTCTATACGTCGCAAAAGACAGTAAACTCGTTAGCACACTGATGCAAATCTACCAAGAAAAGACTGGCGATAACAGTCCTGCTATTTCATCCGGTGGTGCCACTTTTGCTCGCACCATGCCAAATTGTGTAGCCTTCGGCGCCTTATTCCCAGGAGCGAAGCAGACAGAACATCAGGCAAATGAATGTGCCGTTCTAGAAGATTTGTACCGTGCTATGGATATTTATGCCGAAGCCGTCTATCGACTTGCAACTTAA
- a CDS encoding glycoside hydrolase family 98 domain-containing protein, whose product MESKKIAKQILIATAVLTSFLGSNLVYADVVQSNSNNRASTETARVTGNNLEKLITKDKEIDKEMTYLSDMDWSSATHGDIDKTKTVQKDAPFTTGNKGEHTKISLLTSDDKVKYFDKGIGTVADSPSVISYDISGQGFEKFETYIGIDQSANSSRSDHAVVDRIEIEIDGKVVYSSSVTNPEGFRYNTQAQFISVTIPQNAKKISLKSFAGEHTWGDEVVFADAKLIKTVSTQTITPDLLNKGINGGVYLSDLEWVDATHGDDDKSKTVQKDKPFTPGNNGSNNKIKLLIDGKEVEFNKGLGTVASNPSSIKYDVSGANVTRFISYVGIDRSANHLNSDYADIQKFEVVADGKVIYSSDSKYPKGIKYDTSAFLVDVEIPKDTQTIELKSYSGKHTWADELVLGGALFMANGKFKNPNDWSEVDKRREINNEHPLLMMPLYANGEEFNQGKYTFWGGDTLTGKWENIPDDLKPYTVIQLHPDDLPKRDGAARDFYEHMLEEAAKYVNPKTGKNEPIPVILTVYTAGNMPYYTSAHWLSTSWIDKMYQKYPNLHGIFSTENYWIWANDIENKAADYLKVSAKNGGYFIWAEQNNGSAIEKAFGKNGKIAFQKSVDKYWKNLIFMFKNTPAAEGNDSTTESYMKGLWLSNHTYQWGGLMDTWKWYETGKWKLFASGNIGKSQGDRQWLTEPESMLGEEALGVYLNGGVVYNFEHPAYTYGVNNKESLLFSEVIKEFFRYVIAHPAPSKEKVLEDTKVFIHGDYSNKGNGKFFVNVNTDREQTPLYMTGRYNVIPAIPGVLKTDKLKESVSGSRIQIKEITSPEFSSTQARKEYLNKLYPMNYEGDIFAQKLDNRWFVYNYKVNENVKQTGKLKFNSLEMDVEFEPHTYGIFERISNGLKVNLNNFRTNKDSLWSNAQDANQAKKLPQLTKKGAIKWIEEHYIKDTQFGEKRVTKIVLRGIDKLPTIHSLSGTNNSYDQPSLNFDQKNHMVTITINSNGNLEFELHF is encoded by the coding sequence ATGGAAAGTAAAAAAATAGCAAAACAGATTTTAATAGCTACGGCTGTTTTAACAAGTTTTTTAGGAAGTAATTTGGTTTATGCAGATGTAGTTCAAAGTAATTCTAATAACAGAGCTAGTACTGAAACTGCTAGAGTAACAGGGAATAACTTAGAAAAACTTATTACTAAAGATAAAGAAATTGATAAAGAGATGACATATCTTTCAGATATGGATTGGTCTTCTGCAACTCATGGTGATATAGATAAAACAAAAACAGTACAAAAAGATGCTCCATTTACAACAGGAAATAAAGGAGAGCATACTAAGATTTCATTGCTCACTTCTGATGATAAAGTTAAATATTTTGATAAAGGAATAGGAACAGTCGCAGATTCTCCATCAGTAATCAGCTATGATATCAGCGGTCAAGGGTTTGAAAAATTTGAAACTTATATAGGAATTGATCAAAGTGCTAATAGTTCTAGATCAGACCATGCAGTAGTGGATAGAATAGAAATAGAAATTGATGGAAAGGTTGTCTATTCTAGTAGTGTAACTAATCCAGAAGGATTCAGATATAATACCCAGGCACAATTTATTAGTGTGACAATTCCACAAAACGCTAAAAAAATATCCTTAAAATCATTCGCAGGAGAACATACATGGGGTGATGAGGTTGTATTTGCTGATGCTAAACTTATTAAAACTGTTAGTACTCAAACTATAACTCCAGATCTTCTTAATAAAGGAATTAATGGAGGAGTATATCTTTCTGATTTAGAATGGGTTGATGCTACTCATGGTGATGACGATAAATCAAAAACAGTTCAGAAAGATAAACCGTTTACACCTGGTAATAACGGGTCTAATAATAAAATAAAATTACTAATTGACGGTAAGGAAGTCGAATTTAATAAGGGATTGGGAACTGTAGCAAGCAACCCGTCTAGTATAAAATATGATGTTTCGGGTGCTAATGTTACAAGATTTATTTCCTATGTCGGAATTGATAGGAGCGCCAATCATTTAAATTCAGATTACGCAGATATTCAAAAATTTGAAGTTGTTGCGGATGGTAAAGTCATTTACTCATCAGATTCAAAATATCCAAAAGGAATTAAGTATGATACATCGGCATTTCTGGTTGATGTTGAAATTCCCAAAGATACACAGACAATAGAACTTAAATCATATTCAGGGAAACATACATGGGCTGACGAATTGGTTTTAGGTGGAGCCTTGTTTATGGCAAATGGTAAATTTAAGAATCCTAATGATTGGTCAGAAGTTGATAAACGTCGTGAAATTAATAATGAACATCCGTTACTTATGATGCCTTTATATGCTAACGGAGAAGAGTTTAACCAAGGGAAATATACTTTTTGGGGAGGAGATACATTAACAGGTAAGTGGGAGAATATACCAGATGACTTAAAACCATATACTGTTATACAGTTACATCCAGATGATCTTCCTAAAAGAGATGGAGCTGCTAGAGATTTTTATGAACATATGTTAGAAGAAGCAGCGAAATATGTAAATCCTAAGACTGGAAAAAATGAACCAATTCCAGTTATTCTGACGGTTTACACTGCTGGTAATATGCCTTATTATACTTCGGCACATTGGTTAAGTACCAGCTGGATTGATAAAATGTATCAAAAATATCCAAATTTGCATGGTATTTTCAGTACAGAGAATTATTGGATTTGGGCAAATGATATTGAAAATAAGGCGGCAGATTACTTAAAAGTATCAGCTAAAAATGGAGGATATTTTATATGGGCTGAACAAAATAATGGTTCTGCAATAGAAAAAGCATTTGGAAAAAACGGTAAGATAGCATTTCAGAAATCTGTTGATAAGTACTGGAAGAACCTTATTTTCATGTTCAAAAATACACCTGCTGCTGAGGGAAATGATTCAACTACAGAAAGTTATATGAAGGGACTTTGGCTTTCAAATCATACTTATCAATGGGGTGGTTTGATGGATACTTGGAAGTGGTATGAGACAGGTAAATGGAAACTGTTTGCAAGTGGTAATATCGGAAAAAGTCAAGGAGATAGACAATGGTTGACTGAACCAGAGTCTATGCTAGGAGAAGAAGCTTTAGGGGTTTACCTTAATGGAGGTGTAGTTTATAATTTTGAACACCCAGCTTATACCTATGGTGTAAATAATAAAGAAAGCTTACTCTTTAGCGAAGTAATAAAAGAATTTTTTAGATATGTAATAGCGCATCCAGCACCATCCAAAGAAAAGGTACTTGAGGATACAAAAGTATTCATACATGGAGACTATTCAAATAAAGGAAATGGTAAGTTCTTTGTAAACGTAAATACTGATAGAGAACAAACTCCATTATACATGACTGGTCGTTATAATGTTATTCCAGCTATTCCAGGTGTTTTAAAAACAGATAAATTGAAAGAGTCTGTTTCTGGTAGCCGTATTCAGATTAAGGAAATCACTTCTCCGGAATTTAGCTCTACTCAGGCTAGAAAAGAATACTTAAATAAGCTGTATCCTATGAATTATGAAGGAGATATCTTTGCTCAGAAATTAGATAATAGATGGTTTGTCTATAATTACAAGGTAAATGAGAATGTTAAACAGACTGGGAAATTAAAATTTAATTCTTTAGAAATGGATGTTGAATTTGAACCTCATACCTATGGTATTTTTGAGAGAATAAGTAATGGATTGAAAGTGAATTTAAATAATTTTAGAACAAATAAAGATTCACTATGGTCTAATGCTCAAGATGCAAATCAGGCAAAGAAACTACCACAATTGACCAAGAAAGGTGCGATTAAGTGGATTGAAGAACATTATATCAAAGATACTCAGTTTGGAGAGAAAAGGGTTACAAAGATAGTATTAAGAGGTATAGATAAACTTCCTACTATTCATTCATTATCAGGAACAAATAATTCCTATGATCAGCCATCTCTCAATTTTGATCAGAAAAATCATATGGTTACTATTACCATTAACAGTAACGGAAATCTTGAATTCGAACTTCATTTTTAG
- a CDS encoding SPFH domain-containing protein codes for MIFLIVCVLLLVIVTLSTVYVVRQQSVAIIERFGKYQKVANSGIHIRLPFGIDSIAARIQLRLLQSDIVVETKTKDNVFVMMNVATQYRVNEQSVTDAYYKLIRPESQIKSYIEDALRSSVPKLTLDELFEKKDEIALEVQHQVAEEMTTYGYIIVKTLITKVEPDAEVKQSMNEINAAQRKRVAAQELAEADKIKIVTAAEAEAEKDRLHGVGIAQQRKAIVDGLAESITELKEANVGMTEEQIMSILLTNQYLDTLNTFASKGNQTIFLPNTPNGVDDIRTQILSALRAEKK; via the coding sequence ATGATTTTTCTGATTGTTTGTGTGCTCCTATTGGTGATAGTCACACTGAGTACAGTTTATGTGGTTCGTCAGCAGTCGGTGGCGATTATTGAACGCTTTGGGAAATACCAAAAGGTTGCTAATAGCGGTATTCATATTCGCTTGCCTTTTGGGATTGACTCGATTGCAGCACGGATTCAGTTGCGCTTGTTGCAAAGTGATATTGTGGTTGAGACTAAGACCAAGGACAATGTGTTCGTTATGATGAATGTAGCGACTCAGTACCGTGTCAACGAGCAGAGCGTGACAGATGCTTACTATAAACTCATACGTCCAGAATCTCAGATTAAATCTTATATCGAAGATGCTCTTCGCTCTTCTGTTCCAAAATTAACCTTGGATGAATTGTTTGAGAAAAAAGATGAGATTGCCCTTGAGGTTCAACACCAAGTAGCAGAAGAAATGACCACTTACGGCTACATTATCGTGAAAACCTTGATTACCAAGGTCGAACCGGATGCAGAAGTTAAGCAATCCATGAATGAAATCAATGCGGCGCAACGTAAGCGGGTCGCAGCACAAGAATTGGCGGAAGCTGACAAGATTAAAATTGTCACTGCAGCTGAAGCCGAAGCAGAAAAAGACCGCCTTCATGGTGTGGGGATTGCCCAACAACGTAAGGCGATTGTGGATGGATTGGCAGAGTCTATCACCGAACTCAAGGAAGCCAATGTTGGCATGACAGAAGAACAAATCATGTCTATCCTCTTGACCAACCAGTATTTGGATACCTTGAATACCTTTGCCTCTAAAGGAAATCAAACTATCTTTTTACCAAATACGCCAAATGGTGTGGATGATATCCGTACACAAATCTTGTCAGCCCTTCGCGCTGAGAAGAAATAA
- a CDS encoding iron-containing alcohol dehydrogenase: MATFYVPAVNLIGKGVVNEVGPYIKELGYKKALLVTDKYIEGSDILPKVLKPLDTEGIEYVIFSDVEPNPTCKNVTDGVAALQEHGCDFIISLGGGSPQDAASCISIMAINGGKPQDYEGLHKSAKKGLPVVAINTTAGTSAEITINYVITDEERKVKMVMVDKNSLALISVNDPELMISKPQALTAATGMDALTHAVEALVTPGAYDVTKKLSIGAIELIKEYLPRAVANGHDIEAREGMVNAIFLGGMSFNNAGLGYVHSMAHQLGAVYNLPHGVCCAMLLPVIERENAKRVPEAFRNVAKALGLHVEGKSDQECADYAIAEIEKLSETVGIPKKLTELGIEEKDFDFEYLSKNALIDACAPGNPFMPTLEETIAFYKELF, from the coding sequence ATGGCTACATTTTATGTTCCGGCAGTCAACCTTATTGGTAAAGGTGTTGTAAATGAAGTGGGTCCTTATATCAAGGAACTTGGCTATAAAAAGGCACTTTTGGTTACAGATAAGTACATCGAAGGCAGTGATATTTTGCCTAAGGTTTTAAAACCACTGGATACAGAAGGAATCGAATATGTCATCTTTAGCGATGTAGAGCCAAACCCTACTTGTAAAAATGTCACAGATGGGGTAGCTGCTTTGCAAGAACATGGCTGTGACTTTATCATCAGTCTTGGCGGGGGTTCTCCACAGGATGCAGCTAGTTGTATTTCTATCATGGCTATAAATGGTGGAAAACCACAGGATTATGAAGGGCTTCATAAGTCTGCTAAAAAAGGCTTGCCAGTTGTGGCTATCAATACAACGGCAGGAACTTCTGCAGAAATTACCATTAACTATGTGATTACTGATGAAGAACGCAAGGTTAAGATGGTAATGGTTGACAAGAATAGCCTTGCCTTGATTTCTGTTAATGACCCTGAATTGATGATTTCAAAACCTCAAGCCTTGACTGCTGCTACTGGTATGGATGCTCTGACTCACGCTGTTGAAGCTTTGGTAACACCTGGTGCTTATGATGTAACCAAGAAACTGTCTATTGGTGCTATTGAGCTTATCAAGGAATATCTTCCTCGTGCTGTAGCAAACGGACATGATATTGAAGCGCGTGAAGGTATGGTCAATGCCATCTTCCTTGGTGGTATGAGCTTTAATAATGCTGGTCTTGGCTATGTTCACTCAATGGCTCACCAACTCGGTGCAGTATATAATTTGCCACATGGTGTTTGCTGTGCCATGTTGCTACCAGTTATAGAACGTGAAAATGCTAAACGTGTACCAGAAGCTTTCCGCAATGTTGCCAAAGCCTTGGGACTTCATGTAGAAGGTAAATCAGATCAAGAATGTGCCGATTATGCGATTGCTGAGATTGAGAAGCTTTCTGAGACAGTAGGTATTCCTAAGAAACTGACTGAACTTGGTATTGAAGAAAAAGATTTCGACTTTGAATACCTTTCTAAGAATGCCTTGATTGATGCCTGCGCACCAGGAAATCCATTTATGCCAACCTTAGAAGAAACGATTGCCTTTTATAAAGAGTTATTTTAG
- a CDS encoding class II aldolase/adducin family protein encodes MSQDEKLIREQICDVCHKMWQLGWVAANDGNVSVRLDEDTILATPTGISKSFITPEKLVKLNLKGEILEAEGDYCPSSEIKMHIRCYEEREDVRSVVHAHPPIATGFALAHIPLDTYSLIESAIVVGAIPITPFGVPSTMEVPEAITPYLPDHDVMLLENHGALTVGSDVITAYYRMETLELVAKTTFHGRMLLSTKGIEEQEIARPTLERLFSMRENYKVTGRHPGYRKYNGDGSMKETEK; translated from the coding sequence ATGTCTCAAGATGAAAAATTAATTCGTGAACAGATTTGTGATGTTTGTCATAAGATGTGGCAACTTGGTTGGGTTGCTGCTAACGATGGGAATGTATCTGTTCGATTAGATGAGGATACCATTCTTGCAACACCTACTGGTATCAGCAAAAGTTTTATTACACCAGAAAAGCTGGTGAAGTTAAATCTTAAAGGAGAGATTTTAGAAGCAGAAGGTGATTACTGTCCTTCTAGTGAAATTAAAATGCACATTCGGTGCTACGAAGAACGTGAGGATGTCCGTTCAGTTGTTCACGCGCATCCACCGATTGCAACAGGATTTGCTCTTGCACACATTCCTTTAGATACTTATTCACTAATTGAGAGCGCGATTGTGGTAGGGGCAATTCCTATAACGCCATTTGGAGTTCCGTCTACAATGGAAGTGCCAGAAGCAATTACACCTTATCTGCCCGATCATGATGTCATGCTATTAGAAAATCATGGAGCTCTGACTGTCGGAAGCGATGTAATTACAGCATACTACCGTATGGAAACTTTAGAATTAGTCGCAAAGACAACCTTCCACGGAAGAATGTTACTTTCTACAAAGGGCATTGAGGAGCAAGAAATTGCTCGTCCGACTTTAGAACGTCTATTCTCAATGCGAGAAAATTATAAGGTTACAGGTCGTCACCCAGGCTACCGTAAATATAATGGAGATGGTAGTATGAAAGAAACAGAAAAATAA